One region of Flavobacterium sp. GSB-24 genomic DNA includes:
- a CDS encoding DUF4369 domain-containing protein: MKKTLIAFVTLALLAACSKKESTGNVHITGNIKGLKNGTLYIQRIVDTSLVAIDSIKIDGNSAFESNITLDSPEMLYLFLDRGVTNSLDNNILFFAEPGNINIETNLDNYISGAKITGSKNQELYEQYSKINSRFIDENLSLVEPRFKAIKRQDLKAVDSITKLQENNIKRKYLYATNFALNNKDHEVSPYIALAEIYDINLRFLDTIQKSMTPKVAKSLYGKKLTKYVGDLKKQQQAETPK; encoded by the coding sequence ATGAAAAAAACATTAATTGCTTTTGTTACTCTTGCCCTACTTGCAGCTTGCAGCAAAAAAGAATCTACTGGTAACGTACATATTACCGGAAACATAAAAGGATTAAAAAACGGAACTTTATATATCCAAAGAATCGTTGACACTTCTCTTGTTGCTATTGACAGTATTAAAATAGACGGGAATTCTGCTTTTGAAAGCAATATCACATTAGATTCACCAGAAATGTTATACCTGTTTTTAGATCGTGGTGTAACTAATTCTTTAGATAACAATATTTTATTTTTTGCTGAGCCTGGAAATATCAATATTGAAACTAACTTAGACAACTATATCTCTGGTGCTAAAATCACAGGATCTAAAAATCAAGAGTTATACGAGCAGTATTCTAAAATAAACAGCCGTTTTATAGATGAGAATCTTTCTTTGGTAGAACCACGTTTTAAAGCAATTAAAAGACAAGATTTAAAAGCAGTGGATAGTATAACTAAATTACAAGAAAACAATATTAAAAGAAAATACTTGTATGCTACAAACTTTGCTTTAAACAATAAAGATCATGAAGTTTCTCCATATATTGCTTTAGCAGAGATTTATGATATTAATTTAAGATTTTTAGATACAATTCAAAAATCAATGACACCAAAAGTAGCAAAATCACTTTACGGAAAGAAGTTAACAAAGTATGTTGGAGATTTAAAAAAACAACAGCAAGCTGAAACACCAAAATAA
- a CDS encoding DUF5362 family protein: protein MEEISAFEKFELQLDSTAKDFLKETAKWAYFLSIIGFIGIGFLLLFAIFAGTIFSTMGSSMPGMGAYGSSFGAAIGAVYFVMAALYFFPVYYLFKFSSNAKKAFRDNDSVALTESFGYLKSHYKFFGILMIILLAIYALFFVFAILGGIMGR from the coding sequence ATGGAAGAAATTTCAGCATTTGAAAAATTTGAATTGCAGTTAGACTCTACTGCAAAAGACTTTTTAAAGGAAACAGCCAAATGGGCTTATTTCTTATCAATTATCGGTTTTATCGGAATTGGATTTTTACTTTTATTTGCCATTTTTGCTGGAACTATATTTTCTACTATGGGAAGTTCGATGCCAGGAATGGGAGCTTACGGCAGTTCTTTTGGAGCAGCAATAGGCGCTGTTTATTTTGTAATGGCAGCTCTTTATTTCTTTCCGGTATATTATCTTTTTAAATTTAGCTCAAATGCTAAAAAGGCTTTTAGAGATAATGATTCAGTAGCATTGACAGAATCATTTGGTTATCTAAAATCGCATTATAAGTTTTTCGGTATTTTAATGATCATCCTTTTGGCGATATATGCGCTTTTCTTTGTTTTTGCTATCCTTGGAGGCATAATGGGGAGATAG
- a CDS encoding patatin-like phospholipase family protein: MDKRKFTENGAILAIIKDLKEQIKGKNFSDITDNNNYQYVDLVQEGGGVLGIALIGYVYVLEKMGIRFLSLAGTSAGSINTMLMAAAGTSDLEKSEWILECLCNKNLYDFVDGDHDAREFIDALLSDAGNLKLILKGYQVVDNFKDDLGLNPGNNFHQWMTNLLSQKGIKNYGDLKTLREKGVSDENKLFRLGHNGTKEEYKRVDHWSEMAIIAADITTESKIIFPKMIDLFYSNPEVQNPADFVRASMSIPLFFTPFKIKNIPTGVDAWNKWNEATCLRTSVPSEVMFMDGGIISNFPIDIFHENLNVPASPTFGIKLGYDKNEINKNEKFPNLISSMFDTARYGYDAEFLRKNPDFKNLIGYIDTGTHNWLNFNLTDDAKIDLFIRGAQHAADFLNRFNWEEYKKIRKAKSDYYKSV; encoded by the coding sequence ATGGATAAAAGAAAATTTACGGAGAATGGAGCAATTCTAGCAATTATTAAAGATTTAAAAGAACAAATTAAAGGCAAAAACTTCTCGGATATTACAGACAATAATAATTACCAATATGTTGATCTTGTACAGGAAGGCGGCGGCGTACTTGGAATTGCTTTAATTGGTTATGTATATGTTCTGGAAAAAATGGGAATACGCTTCCTTAGTTTAGCAGGAACTTCTGCAGGAAGCATTAACACTATGCTGATGGCGGCCGCAGGAACTTCTGACTTAGAAAAATCGGAATGGATTTTAGAATGTTTGTGCAATAAAAATTTATATGATTTTGTAGATGGAGATCATGATGCTCGCGAGTTTATCGACGCTTTATTGAGCGATGCAGGAAACTTAAAACTTATCTTAAAAGGTTATCAAGTGGTTGACAATTTTAAAGATGATTTAGGATTGAATCCAGGAAACAATTTTCACCAATGGATGACCAATTTACTGTCGCAAAAAGGCATAAAAAATTATGGTGATTTAAAAACTCTAAGAGAAAAAGGAGTTTCAGACGAAAACAAGTTATTTCGATTAGGTCATAATGGAACCAAAGAAGAATACAAACGTGTAGATCATTGGAGTGAAATGGCAATAATAGCTGCTGATATTACCACAGAAAGCAAAATAATCTTCCCAAAAATGATCGATTTATTTTATTCGAATCCAGAAGTTCAAAATCCCGCAGACTTTGTTCGGGCATCAATGTCGATTCCGTTATTTTTTACTCCTTTTAAAATTAAAAATATTCCAACCGGAGTTGATGCTTGGAACAAATGGAACGAAGCGACCTGCCTTCGCACTTCTGTTCCTTCTGAAGTGATGTTTATGGATGGAGGAATTATATCCAATTTTCCCATTGATATTTTCCACGAAAATTTAAACGTCCCCGCTTCGCCTACTTTTGGCATTAAACTGGGTTATGACAAAAATGAAATTAATAAAAATGAAAAATTCCCAAATCTTATAAGTTCAATGTTTGACACAGCACGATACGGTTACGATGCTGAGTTTTTAAGAAAAAATCCAGATTTCAAAAACCTCATTGGCTACATTGACACTGGAACCCATAACTGGTTAAATTTTAACCTGACAGATGATGCCAAAATTGATCTTTTCATTCGCGGGGCGCAGCATGCCGCTGATTTTTTAAACCGCTTTAATTGGGAGGAATATAAGAAAATCAGAAAAGCAAAAAGTGATTATTATAAATCAGTTTGA